In Actinoplanes derwentensis, the following proteins share a genomic window:
- the msrB gene encoding peptide-methionine (R)-S-oxide reductase MsrB, giving the protein MTTDLPITDDEWRIRLTPSEFRVLREAGTEPPWSGEYVDTKTEGIYNCRACGVALYNSDSKFDSHCGWPSYDDAIPGAVKEIEDRNHGMVRVEIRCANCDSHLGHVFRGEGFTPKNTRHCVNSLSVRLDPSA; this is encoded by the coding sequence ATGACGACCGATCTCCCCATCACCGACGACGAGTGGCGCATCCGCCTCACGCCGTCCGAGTTCCGGGTGCTTCGCGAAGCCGGCACCGAGCCGCCGTGGAGCGGTGAATATGTGGACACCAAGACCGAGGGGATCTACAACTGCCGGGCCTGCGGTGTGGCGCTCTACAACAGTGACAGCAAGTTCGACAGCCACTGCGGCTGGCCGTCCTATGACGATGCCATCCCCGGTGCGGTCAAGGAGATCGAGGACCGCAACCACGGGATGGTCCGGGTCGAGATCCGCTGCGCCAACTGCGACTCACATCTGGGTCACGTGTTCCGGGGCGAGGGTTTCACCCCGAAGAACACGCGCCACTGTGTGAACAGCCTGTCGGTCAGGCTGGACCCGTCCGCCTGA
- a CDS encoding dihydrofolate reductase, giving the protein MTIHMIWAEARNRVIGAGNTIPWRVPGEQKIFKERTTGATVVMGRATWDSLPLKPLPGRANLVLTRQRDWAAPGATAVHCFDVDFDDVWVMGGGAIYAAFLPRATHIVRTRIDLDVPGDTFAPELGDEWEVTHVAEHQAPTGVSYVVEDLRRTGPA; this is encoded by the coding sequence ATGACGATCCACATGATCTGGGCCGAGGCCCGCAACCGGGTGATCGGCGCCGGCAACACCATCCCGTGGCGGGTCCCGGGCGAACAGAAGATCTTCAAGGAGCGGACCACCGGCGCCACGGTCGTGATGGGCCGGGCCACCTGGGACTCGCTGCCGCTCAAGCCGCTGCCGGGGCGGGCGAACCTCGTCCTGACCCGGCAGCGGGACTGGGCGGCGCCGGGTGCGACAGCAGTCCATTGTTTCGACGTGGACTTCGATGACGTCTGGGTGATGGGCGGCGGCGCGATCTACGCCGCCTTCCTGCCCCGGGCCACCCACATCGTCCGGACCAGGATCGACCTGGACGTGCCGGGGGACACCTTCGCACCGGAACTCGGCGACGAGTGGGAGGTCACCCACGTCGCCGAGCACCAGGCGCCCACCGGCGTCTCCTACGTCGTCGAGGACCTCAGGCGGACGGGTCCAGCCTGA
- a CDS encoding thymidylate synthase codes for MAVDTQYEDLLRRVLETGTAKSDRTGTGTLSLFGERLRYDLSQGFPLITTKRVHFKSLAVELLWFLRGDTNVGWLREQGVTIWDEWASESGELGPVYGKQWRSWPTSRGDVDQLTEILSTIRTNPDSRRMIVSAWNVSDIPDMALAPCHALFQFYVADGKLSCQLYQRSADLFLGVPFNIASYALLTQMVAAHTGLEAGDFIWVGGDVHIYDNHQDQVREQLTREPYPFPTLEIAARDGLFEHEFADFTVVDYRHHPLIKAPVAV; via the coding sequence ATGGCTGTCGACACCCAATACGAAGACCTCCTGCGGCGTGTCCTGGAAACGGGCACCGCCAAGAGCGACCGCACCGGAACGGGGACGCTCAGCCTCTTCGGCGAGCGTCTCCGGTACGACCTGTCGCAGGGGTTTCCGCTGATCACCACGAAGCGGGTGCACTTCAAGTCGCTCGCGGTGGAGTTGCTCTGGTTCCTGCGTGGCGACACCAACGTCGGCTGGCTGCGGGAGCAGGGCGTCACGATCTGGGACGAGTGGGCGTCGGAGTCGGGGGAGCTGGGGCCGGTCTACGGCAAGCAGTGGCGCTCGTGGCCGACGTCACGAGGCGATGTCGATCAGCTCACCGAGATCCTCTCGACGATCCGCACCAATCCGGATTCGCGCCGCATGATCGTGTCGGCTTGGAACGTCTCGGATATTCCGGATATGGCGCTGGCGCCGTGTCACGCGCTGTTCCAGTTCTACGTCGCCGACGGCAAGCTCTCCTGTCAGCTCTACCAGCGCAGCGCCGACCTGTTCCTGGGCGTGCCGTTCAACATCGCCAGCTACGCCCTGCTGACACAGATGGTCGCCGCCCACACCGGCCTCGAAGCCGGTGACTTCATCTGGGTCGGCGGTGATGTCCACATCTACGACAACCACCAGGACCAGGTGCGCGAGCAGCTCACCCGCGAGCCGTACCCGTTCCCCACCCTGGAGATCGCCGCCCGCGACGGCCTCTTCGAGCACGAGTTCGCCGACTTCACCGTGGTCGACTACCGGCACCACCCGCTGATCAAGGCGCCCGTCGCGGTATGA
- the wrbA gene encoding NAD(P)H:quinone oxidoreductase, translating into MADVKLAIIYYSSTGTVHAMAKRLSEAGEKAGAEVRLRQVAELAPEAAIGANPVWKQHFDKTKNEPKATADDVVWADAVLFGTPTRYGNLASQLKQFIDTLGPQWGQGLLANKAYAGFTSTMTEHGGQESTLLALYNTIYHFGGIVVAPGYTDPLKFADGNPYGVSHVTGGNNDAPLGDVQYAALDHLASRIVTIGGKLR; encoded by the coding sequence ATGGCTGACGTCAAGCTCGCGATCATCTATTACTCGTCGACAGGCACCGTCCACGCGATGGCCAAGCGGCTCAGCGAGGCGGGGGAGAAGGCGGGCGCCGAAGTGCGACTGCGCCAGGTCGCCGAACTCGCCCCGGAAGCGGCGATCGGCGCGAACCCGGTCTGGAAGCAGCACTTCGACAAGACCAAGAACGAGCCGAAGGCGACCGCCGACGACGTGGTCTGGGCCGACGCGGTGCTCTTCGGTACACCGACCCGGTACGGCAACCTGGCCAGCCAGCTCAAGCAGTTCATCGACACGCTCGGCCCGCAGTGGGGGCAGGGGCTGCTGGCGAACAAGGCGTACGCCGGGTTCACCTCGACGATGACCGAACACGGTGGCCAGGAGTCGACGCTGCTGGCGCTCTACAACACGATCTACCACTTCGGCGGGATCGTCGTCGCCCCCGGTTACACCGATCCGCTGAAGTTCGCCGACGGCAACCCGTACGGCGTCTCGCACGTGACCGGCGGCAACAACGACGCCCCTCTGGGTGACGTTCAGTACGCCGCCCTGGATCACCTGGCGAGCCGCATCGTGACCATCGGCGGGAAGCTTCGCTAG
- the ligD gene encoding non-homologous end-joining DNA ligase: MPKAAAEEHEIAGHTVRLSSPDKIVFPGRGFTKRDVFGYYLAVGDGILRALRDRPTTLQRFPDGIDGEMFFQKRIPTRGVPDWIKTATIKFPSMRTADELSPADLAHVAWAAQMGTVVFHPWPVRTTTPDQPDELRLDLDPQPGTGFPQVVATAELAREVLAELGWTGFPKTSGGRGVHIYARIQPRWTFTDVRRAVIALAREIERRNPDGITTSWWKEERGERVFLDYNQMARDRTIACAYSLRANARATVSAPLTWDELADAQPDDFDLSTMPARFAKIGDPHAGIDDTAHDLTTLLEWADRDEKAGLGDLPYPPDHPKMPGEPKRVQPSKNRDLKG; the protein is encoded by the coding sequence ATGCCGAAAGCCGCCGCGGAAGAGCATGAGATCGCCGGGCACACCGTGCGCCTGAGCAGCCCCGACAAGATCGTCTTTCCGGGGCGCGGGTTCACCAAACGTGACGTCTTCGGCTACTACCTGGCCGTCGGTGACGGCATCCTCCGAGCGCTGCGCGACCGCCCCACCACCCTCCAACGATTCCCCGACGGGATCGACGGCGAGATGTTCTTCCAGAAGCGCATCCCCACCCGCGGCGTCCCCGACTGGATCAAAACCGCGACGATCAAATTCCCCAGCATGCGTACGGCCGACGAACTCAGTCCCGCCGACCTGGCCCACGTCGCCTGGGCCGCCCAGATGGGCACCGTCGTCTTCCACCCCTGGCCGGTCCGCACCACCACCCCCGACCAGCCCGACGAACTTCGCCTCGACCTCGACCCGCAACCCGGCACCGGTTTCCCCCAGGTCGTCGCCACCGCCGAACTGGCCCGGGAAGTGCTCGCCGAACTCGGCTGGACCGGATTCCCCAAGACATCCGGCGGCCGCGGTGTGCACATCTACGCGCGCATCCAACCCCGCTGGACCTTCACCGACGTACGCCGCGCCGTGATCGCCCTGGCCCGTGAGATCGAGCGCCGCAACCCGGACGGCATCACCACCTCCTGGTGGAAGGAGGAACGCGGCGAACGCGTCTTCCTCGACTACAACCAGATGGCCCGGGACCGCACCATCGCCTGCGCCTACTCACTGCGCGCCAACGCCCGAGCCACCGTCTCCGCCCCACTCACCTGGGACGAACTGGCCGACGCCCAGCCCGACGACTTCGACCTGTCGACCATGCCGGCCCGGTTCGCGAAGATCGGCGACCCGCACGCCGGCATCGACGACACCGCCCACGACCTGACCACACTGCTGGAATGGGCCGACCGTGACGAGAAAGCCGGCCTCGGCGACCTGCCCTACCCGCCCGACCACCCGAAGATGCCCGGCGAACCCAAACGGGTCCAGCCCTCCAAGAACCGCGACCTAAAGGGCTAG
- a CDS encoding LPXTG cell wall anchor domain-containing protein: protein MSFSRRLAAGITTVGASVLIVLAPSGASAATAADVTAATAADATTVTAADATAVTAADVAVVAAEAAPVAPVAPAAAAVDLAVTTGHMIITPVTPAPTTPAPTTSAAADAPQRGSAGYGTNVQEAPGGEVSPATGTAPPTTPAATASATGAPVVTPTRGGPGYTPPSSPPPASPSVTPGTPGGIAGSQTPTGVKSASAKVTTPSSPNPVGLKDASELPLTGASVDSTLTLGGLLVAGGVLTVWFTRRRRTS from the coding sequence ATGAGCTTCTCGCGTAGGCTGGCCGCTGGAATCACCACGGTCGGAGCCTCTGTCCTCATTGTCCTGGCTCCCAGTGGCGCCTCCGCCGCGACGGCCGCCGACGTGACCGCCGCGACGGCGGCCGATGCGACCACTGTGACGGCCGCCGATGCGACCGCTGTGACGGCGGCCGATGTGGCCGTCGTCGCGGCTGAGGCGGCTCCGGTGGCGCCCGTGGCTCCCGCCGCCGCGGCCGTTGATCTCGCTGTGACGACCGGCCACATGATCATCACGCCCGTCACTCCCGCTCCCACCACTCCCGCTCCCACCACTTCGGCCGCAGCCGACGCGCCGCAGCGTGGCAGCGCCGGTTACGGCACCAACGTGCAGGAGGCGCCGGGCGGCGAGGTCAGCCCGGCCACCGGCACCGCACCCCCGACCACCCCGGCGGCCACCGCCTCAGCCACCGGCGCCCCGGTCGTCACCCCGACCCGCGGCGGCCCGGGTTACACGCCGCCGTCCAGCCCGCCGCCGGCCTCCCCGAGCGTCACTCCGGGCACCCCGGGCGGCATCGCCGGGTCCCAGACGCCCACCGGAGTCAAATCGGCGTCCGCCAAGGTGACGACGCCCAGCTCGCCCAACCCGGTCGGGCTCAAGGACGCGTCGGAACTGCCGCTGACCGGTGCCTCCGTCGACAGCACCCTGACCCTCGGCGGTCTGCTGGTAGCCGGTGGCGTCCTGACGGTCTGGTTCACCCGCCGCCGACGCACCAGCTGA
- the hemQ gene encoding hydrogen peroxide-dependent heme synthase yields the protein MTEQTNASRIKELNATIRYTMWSVFKASTPLPALRDGLATEVDGLFEQLEGKDVTIRGTYDVSGLRADADIMVWWHSSSSDALQDAYGLFRRTALGRHLEPVWSQMALHRPAEFNRSHLPAFLAGEEARPYICVYPFIRSYDWYLLPDEERRAMLAEHGKMARPYPDVRANTVASFALGDYEWMLAFEADELHRIVDLMRDLRASKARMHVREEVPFYTGRRRSVTELVSNLP from the coding sequence ATGACCGAGCAGACCAACGCATCCCGCATCAAAGAGCTGAACGCGACGATCCGCTACACGATGTGGTCGGTGTTCAAGGCGTCGACGCCGCTGCCGGCCCTGCGGGACGGGCTGGCCACCGAGGTCGACGGCCTGTTCGAGCAGCTCGAAGGCAAGGACGTCACGATCCGCGGTACGTACGACGTGTCCGGCCTGCGCGCCGACGCCGACATCATGGTGTGGTGGCACTCCAGCTCGTCGGACGCGCTGCAGGACGCCTACGGGCTGTTCCGCCGCACCGCGCTGGGCCGCCACCTGGAGCCGGTCTGGTCACAGATGGCGCTGCACCGCCCGGCCGAGTTCAACCGCAGCCACCTGCCGGCCTTCCTCGCCGGTGAAGAGGCCCGCCCGTACATCTGCGTGTACCCGTTCATCCGCTCCTACGACTGGTACCTCCTGCCGGACGAGGAGCGTCGGGCCATGCTCGCCGAACACGGGAAGATGGCCCGGCCCTACCCGGACGTGCGGGCCAACACGGTCGCGTCGTTCGCGCTCGGCGACTACGAGTGGATGCTGGCCTTCGAAGCCGACGAACTGCACCGGATCGTCGACCTGATGCGCGACCTGCGGGCCTCGAAAGCGCGGATGCACGTCCGCGAGGAGGTTCCGTTCTACACCGGCCGCCGTCGTTCGGTCACCGAGCTGGTGTCGAACCTGCCCTGA
- a CDS encoding GNAT family N-acetyltransferase, translating into MLSEPHDELRVASFRDLDVTSLYEILKLRSEVFVVEQECPYLDPDGRDTEPGTRHIWFEKDGTIRAYLRVLSDQDVERIGRVITAPDARGKGLAGRLIEEALTVIGSRTSVLDAQAHLSDFYGRFGYVINGDEYLEDGIPHVPMIRAGSTPAR; encoded by the coding sequence ATGCTTTCCGAACCTCACGACGAGCTGCGGGTGGCGTCGTTCCGCGACCTCGACGTCACCAGCCTCTACGAAATTCTCAAGTTGCGCAGCGAGGTCTTCGTGGTCGAGCAGGAATGTCCCTACCTCGACCCGGACGGACGGGACACCGAGCCCGGAACCCGGCACATCTGGTTCGAAAAAGACGGAACCATCCGGGCGTACCTTCGCGTCCTGAGCGACCAGGACGTGGAGCGCATCGGGCGGGTGATCACCGCGCCCGACGCGCGCGGAAAGGGCCTGGCCGGCCGGCTGATCGAGGAAGCCCTGACCGTGATCGGCAGCCGCACCAGCGTACTGGACGCCCAGGCCCATTTATCCGATTTTTACGGCAGATTCGGATACGTCATCAACGGCGACGAGTACCTGGAGGACGGCATCCCCCACGTCCCGATGATCAGGGCAGGTTCGACACCAGCTCGGTGA
- a CDS encoding isoamylase early set domain-containing protein: MIKRSRLFGNKTRVTFTLPADEPAGTVSVVGDFNDWEPGRHELVPRRNGTRTVSVPLDPGHYKFRYLATDGVWLDDENGSELHL, from the coding sequence ATGATCAAACGCAGCAGACTGTTCGGGAACAAGACCAGGGTGACCTTCACCCTGCCCGCTGACGAGCCGGCCGGCACCGTCAGCGTGGTCGGCGACTTCAACGACTGGGAACCCGGCCGGCACGAACTCGTCCCGCGCCGCAACGGCACCCGCACGGTGAGCGTGCCGCTCGACCCCGGGCACTACAAGTTCCGTTACCTGGCCACCGACGGAGTCTGGCTGGACGACGAGAACGGTAGTGAACTTCATCTATAA
- a CDS encoding GNAT family N-acetyltransferase has product MPGEVTLTFRSAVRADVPAILGLLADDDVSRDRGFGVVPESVDAAIWAAFEAIAVDDRNELIVAVDGDEVVGTCQLTFIPGLSRGGGERMLIEAVRIGSGRRGQGLGGELIRWTVERARERGCRMVQLTTDKRRVDAHRFYAALGFTASHEGFKLAL; this is encoded by the coding sequence GTGCCCGGCGAAGTGACGTTGACGTTCCGGAGCGCTGTTCGGGCTGATGTTCCGGCGATTCTGGGTCTGCTCGCCGATGACGACGTCAGCCGGGACCGTGGGTTCGGGGTGGTGCCGGAGTCGGTGGACGCGGCGATCTGGGCGGCGTTCGAGGCGATCGCCGTCGACGACCGCAACGAGTTGATCGTGGCCGTCGACGGCGATGAGGTGGTCGGGACCTGTCAGCTGACTTTCATTCCGGGGTTGAGCCGGGGTGGTGGCGAGCGGATGCTGATCGAGGCGGTTCGGATCGGTTCGGGCCGGCGTGGGCAGGGTCTCGGTGGTGAGCTGATCCGCTGGACGGTTGAGCGGGCCCGGGAGCGTGGCTGCCGGATGGTTCAGTTGACCACCGACAAGCGGCGGGTCGACGCGCACCGTTTTTATGCCGCGCTGGGGTTCACCGCCTCGCATGAGGGTTTCAAGCTAGCCCTTTAG